The sequence below is a genomic window from Granulicatella elegans.
ATAAAACTTTCATGATTTTCGCTCTCCCATAAATTTTGTATATAAGAAGAACTATCAATCTTAGAGTAAATAACTTTTAAAGCATCTTTATAAAATTCCAATTCCTTTTCCGCAATTGCAATTAGCATTACGACTTTCACTAAATTTTGTCCCCAATAAATTGGTTTCTCTAATGTCATCATAATTAATTCACTAGTATGAACTTCTTTTGGATTTGCATGAGGAAGTGCTATACCTGTGTAAGTACTTGTAATTCCTAAATTTTCTCTATGGCGTATAGTCTTTTCAAATTTTATATTCTCAAGATTTTTCTCATCAGCCAATTGGATAATTTTTGACAAACACTTATCTACGCTGCTTACTTTTTCTCTAATATATATCGATTTTCCAAGTAATTTTTTGATGAGTCGATTCGTATATTCTTCATCATTTTTCGTTAAAAAGTTATATTGTGTTCGCTCCATTGTATTGGCTAAAAATTTTCTTTGGATTTTTAGTAAATCATCTTCTTTCATAATCGTTCCAACATGTATATACGGAAACGATACATTCTTTAATTCCACAGAACTAATCACTAAGTCGTTTATACTGATATCTAAAGAACTTGCTTTGGAATATTCAACTTTATGAATATGTTCATACTGACCTGTCACTTTTCTAACTTGATTCAATAATAATTCCGATGTTGCTAAACTATGTGGGCATATCACATAGATATTCATTGGTTTTTTTATCTTTTCTACTGATATCTCCAAATGTATGGTTAAAAGTGCTGCTTCATTATCTGTTAATTCAACATTGAAATTATTCTTAAAAACTTTTCCTGATAACCAAACAAAGTTATACAAGACTCCATACTGATACTTAATTTCTTCCATCAAATCACTTTTCAAATGAATTTTATTTCGCAATCTCATAACCATTGCTGGGATATGATTGATTAACATTCCTCTTAAATAATCGTCTTGCTCAAAGTGAATACCCGCTAGCTCACCAACTAAAGCTATAAATTCATCTACTGTTTTCTCAATTTGAGTATTGGACTCTAAATAAGTATTTTCATAATTCCCAATAGTAATTAAGCTCTGAGAAAGAGAAATGATTTCCTTCTCGGCAACTTCTTTTCCAGAAACTTCATTCAATAAATCTCTAGCTAACAAGTATGTTTCAATTATTTTAGGATTATTGCTATCTAAATCATTTTGTTGTTCTATAAAATATCCGTGTTTCCAACGAATATCGAAAATGACCAAGTCCATTAATAAATAATGACGATATTCATAACAAACTAAAAATTTATATTTTTCTAACAACTGATTCATAATTTGGATAATTTCTTGAACTCTATTCTGATTAATACATCCATAATTCGATAATCCTGTTAAATTAAAATGAATTAATCCACTTAACAGCTTATTACGAAAGAATTTTCTAATATTGTCTTCCAAACCATCCAATGAAATTTTCCCTTGATGTTTAATCAATCTGATTCCATTCTTGTTAATTTCTTTTTCCAGTTCATGAATTTCTCTTCTTATAGTTGATTCACTCGTGAAATTTTCAATGGAATAATCTAAAATATCAATTTCATTTTTCAGTATAAATGTAGATAATAGTTTATACTCTTCATTTTGCTTATTTGTTGTTTGAGAAACTTGAAAAGTTTTCTTCAATTGTTCTTTATATTTTTCATCTATTTCAATATAAATCCCCGTACTAGGTTTTTTCTTTATTTCTGAAGAAAAAGCTTTTAAATATTGATTAATTACTGAAATATCATTGTAAATCGTTTTAGTGGAAACCAGATACTGTTGAGCTAACACCTTCCCCGTAACAGGATCGTTTTCTTGAATTAACCGATTCAATAGATCTACCTGTCTATTATTCATTAAAATCACCCTCCAACCATTTCCACATTTCCATTTTAAACCGCTTGCAAAAATATATTAAGTCAACTTTTTTCCAGAACATTGTGGAAGTTTTATTTTCCACTCGTAAAATTACAAATTTCGATTATAGAAATGCAGAATTTATTTTCTATTATTTTCCTACTTTATCCCTTCTTAATCAATACCTCCCATCAAATTTGTAAATCAAAATATAAAAAACGACTTTTAACTATTAGAAAAAATCTAATAGTAAAAGTCGTTAATTTATCCTAAATTCTACTCTTCCCCCACACCAGGTCGATACGCAATAACTCCTAATCCCATAAAGATGACTAACGTCACAATTAAGAATATTACTTGTTCCTGAATCGTTCCTGTCATCGAAATCGTTTGTCGTAATCCTGATACTGAATAACTCATTGGAAGCCATGGATTGATACTCTTGAAGAAATCATTCGTCAATGCAAGTGGATAAGTTCCTGCACTTGAGGCTAATTGTAATAATAAGAGTATTAATGAGAAGAATGCTCCCACACGAGAGTTCCATGTTGTTAATGCCGTTACCATTGCCATAAATGTGATGCTCGCTAATACAATAAGAAATAATGTTTTCATTTCATGGACTGCTGTTAATCCAATAGCATGTACTCCAGCATAAACAAGTATTCCTGCTAACACCGCAATAATTCCATTAATTTCTAAACGAGCTTTAAACCAAACCCAACGTGTTTCTGGATGTCTTCCAGATGGTAGTTTTGCAAAGATCATATTCGTTGATAATGCTGCCACAAACAATGCAACAGAAATCATATATGGAGCCATCGCAATTCCGTTAACTGCTACGGCATCATGATCTGTTTTTGATAATGCCAATGGATTGGATAAAGTTTTCGCATTTGTTTCTTCTGTCGAAGCTAATGCTAATTGTTCATTTGCATCCATTAACCCACTACTTAATGTAGTGACTCCATCATATAAAGTTTCCAATCCAGTTGAAAGAGTATTTCCTCCATCAGCAAGTTTTTCTGAACCTTCTGCAATTTTTTGTGATCCATCCGTTAATTTAGAAGAACCCGAAAGGAGTTGCTCAGATTTTTGATTTAACTGACTTGTTCCTGATTGTAAGGTAGTCATTCCAGATACTAATTCTGAAGATTTTTGATTTAATTGATTACTTCCAGAAGAAATTTTTTCAATGTTTGTGACTAGTTCAGGAGCTTTTTGTGCCAATTGTCCGACTCCGGAAGTTAAAGTTGAAGATTTTTTGGCCAATTGAGAAGAACCTGACGCTAACTGACTGACACTACCGTTTAAAGTACTGTTTTTAGAGCTTAAATTCTTGGCTCCTTGGGCAACTTTATCCACTCCACTTGTATAAACACCTACACCACTTTGAATAGCTTGGCTAGCTGGAACTAGTTGTTGACTTACTGCTGTCTGTAATGTCCCAATTCCTCCTGTTAATTGAGTTAATGACGTAGAGGCTAATGGCAACACTTGTCCTGCTGCAGATTGTAATTTAGCAACACTTTCCGCTTGAGATTTTGCATTTTCCAAATTCTCTTTTAATTCTTGAATCGTCAATAAAATTTCTTTTGCAGCTTGCACACTCGTATTCGTTTGATTTGATACAGCTTTTGTTAATTCTGCTTGTTGTTCCG
It includes:
- a CDS encoding BglG family transcription antiterminator, encoding MNNRQVDLLNRLIQENDPVTGKVLAQQYLVSTKTIYNDISVINQYLKAFSSEIKKKPSTGIYIEIDEKYKEQLKKTFQVSQTTNKQNEEYKLLSTFILKNEIDILDYSIENFTSESTIRREIHELEKEINKNGIRLIKHQGKISLDGLEDNIRKFFRNKLLSGLIHFNLTGLSNYGCINQNRVQEIIQIMNQLLEKYKFLVCYEYRHYLLMDLVIFDIRWKHGYFIEQQNDLDSNNPKIIETYLLARDLLNEVSGKEVAEKEIISLSQSLITIGNYENTYLESNTQIEKTVDEFIALVGELAGIHFEQDDYLRGMLINHIPAMVMRLRNKIHLKSDLMEEIKYQYGVLYNFVWLSGKVFKNNFNVELTDNEAALLTIHLEISVEKIKKPMNIYVICPHSLATSELLLNQVRKVTGQYEHIHKVEYSKASSLDISINDLVISSVELKNVSFPYIHVGTIMKEDDLLKIQRKFLANTMERTQYNFLTKNDEEYTNRLIKKLLGKSIYIREKVSSVDKCLSKIIQLADEKNLENIKFEKTIRHRENLGITSTYTGIALPHANPKEVHTSELIMMTLEKPIYWGQNLVKVVMLIAIAEKELEFYKDALKVIYSKIDSSSYIQNLWESENHESFITALFSEANFESIL
- a CDS encoding YhgE/Pip family protein; translated protein: MFREWKAILKKPTFIIVMVGIALIPALYNIIFLSSMWDPYGKLSELPVAVVNKDQAASYNGESMNIGEDMVSNLKDNDALNFHFVTEEEGIEGLEDGTYYMVVTLPSDLSQKAASILTNHPEQMNIDYQTSSGHSFIASKMSDSAMVQLRQTVAKNVTETYAKALFEKMGILKDGMEQASQGSQTLASGSNQLKEGSQQLATNLQTLAQSSVTFSNGAEQFTSGLTTYTDAVKKIDSGVVSFHNGLLTYTGAVSQLDNGLNQLSSKTPELASGIQQLNDGVQAYAGGVVKLDFGLNQLSSGVQAYTSGVDSLSSGASQLAGQSETLRNGVQQLNQGIQQLSSQLEASAQKSSQVSQLAAGLDQLNQAIQSANATGSTALMGEVTNALSTIAASAQSVKENSQAALTAIQSTNAYSTLSAEQQAELTKAVSNQTNTSVQAAKEILLTIQELKENLENAKSQAESVAKLQSAAGQVLPLASTSLTQLTGGIGTLQTAVSQQLVPASQAIQSGVGVYTSGVDKVAQGAKNLSSKNSTLNGSVSQLASGSSQLAKKSSTLTSGVGQLAQKAPELVTNIEKISSGSNQLNQKSSELVSGMTTLQSGTSQLNQKSEQLLSGSSKLTDGSQKIAEGSEKLADGGNTLSTGLETLYDGVTTLSSGLMDANEQLALASTEETNAKTLSNPLALSKTDHDAVAVNGIAMAPYMISVALFVAALSTNMIFAKLPSGRHPETRWVWFKARLEINGIIAVLAGILVYAGVHAIGLTAVHEMKTLFLIVLASITFMAMVTALTTWNSRVGAFFSLILLLLQLASSAGTYPLALTNDFFKSINPWLPMSYSVSGLRQTISMTGTIQEQVIFLIVTLVIFMGLGVIAYRPGVGEE